Within Candidatus Binataceae bacterium, the genomic segment GCGCGGGAAATGTTCCTTCGGGAACGAATGCGCCGCTGTCGAAGAGCGCCGCGCCGTCGGCGAAACCGGCCGGATCTTCCGGCGCGGCTTCAGTACCCTGGAGCGGAGCCCGTGGAAAGGCCGGTCTGAACGGCGCCGACTCCGCGGCTGCTCAGGCCGAGGCCCACGCGGGTGCGTGGCTGATCGCAAGCGGCGCCGCCCCGCGTTTCGGACTGGTGCGAAGCCGCATGATCGTGGGACGCGCGCTCGGCGGCGACGAGCCGGATATCGATCTCGGCAGGCTCAAGGGCCTGGCCGACCGGGTGTCGCGCCGCCACGCGGAGATAATCAAGCACGGCGCAGAGTACTTTATTCGCGATTTGGGAAGCCTGAACGGCACCTATATCACCGGGCGCGGGCGGCTTGGCCGCGACCAACTCTACAAGCTCAAGGATCGCGATCAGGTGGTTTTCGGCAGCGCCAAACTGGAGTTTCGCAAGGGCTAGTTGCCCAAGGTTCAAAAGCGATGATTACGTGCCCCGAGTGCGGCCAGACCGCTCCGGACGACGCCAGGTTCTGCGATCGCTGCGGTCAGGGATTGGCGAAATCGGCCGTGCCCAAGGTCGAATATGCGATCGCGGCGCTCGAGCCGGGCGCGCCGGTGCACGGCGGCGAATTTCGTATCGTCGAAGTGATCGGCCGCTCGGCGCTCGAGAATCGCTATCGCGCCGAACGCGCGCGCGATGGCGCCCCATCCGAGCTTGTGCAATTGCGCGAGCGGCTCCGACCTGCGCCCGCCCCGCAAGAACAGGCGGGCGCAGCCACGGCTCCGCCGGAGGATCCGACCGGGCCGCGTGCAAAGACCGCCGAACTCAAGCGTTCAGCACCGCCGCCCGCCGACGCGGCGGTAGCGGGTTCGAACGGGTCCAAGGCAGCGGCCGAGCAGGCAGCCGTCGCGGCCGACTCTCAAGAGACCGCGGTCGCGGCGAACGGCGGTGCGGGCGCGGAGGCCGCGCGGGCGGGCGCTACGGCGGCGCCCGCTGGCGGAGCGACCGAGCCGTTGGCTCAAGAGCAAGCGGCGGCCTCCAGCGAGTCTGCGGCGGTTCCAGAGCCTGCGCCGCCGATACCCGAGGCCCCTGCGGGCGTGAGCACGGCCGAAGGCGCGGCCCCCGACGGTGCGGAATCCCCCGCAACACAGGAAGACCTGGGCGACCTGTTCGGACGCGTGCTCGCGCTTTCGCTCACGCTGAACCATCCGGCCTTCCAGCGCGCGACGGGCGGCTTCGCGGATAGCGGACGCGTCTACCTGTGTTACCCGGACGAACAGTTCGTTCCGCTCGCGCATCGCCGCGGCGGGCTCAGGATGAGCGAGGGCGAGGCGCTTAACGTTGCGATCCAGGTCTGCCAGGCGGTTTCGTTTCTCAACCGGCGGGGGCTGCGTTTTAACGACATCTGCCCGCAATCGATCGCCTTTGGCCCCGGCGGGCGGGTGAAGCTTCTGGGCCTCGACTATGTCACCAATGACAACGAGCTTTTGGGCGAGCCGATCCTGAACGACGGCTACACGGCGCCCGAGGTCTATCGTGGCAAGCGGGTTGACAAACAGGCCGACGTCTTTTCGATCGGCGCGCTGCTCTACAGTTGTCTGACCGGCGAGCGGCTGGAGTCCGAGACCTGGCGCGAGGAGGCGGGCGCCGTGCGCTTTTACCCGCCGCACGTGGTTTCGCCCGAACTGGAGCAGGTGGTCCGCCGCGCGCTGCTGTTCGATCCGAAGGGACGATGGCCGACGGTCGATGCGCTCAAGGCGGAGCTGGTGCGCCTAAGCGCCACGATCCGGATTCGCGCGGCCGTGATGACCGACGTCGGGATGGTGCGCGAACATAACGAGGATGCCGTGATGGCGGCCGAGTTCGTGCGCCAAAGCCTCATCGAGCCGGC encodes:
- a CDS encoding Stp1/IreP family PP2C-type Ser/Thr phosphatase, translated to MPKVEYAIAALEPGAPVHGGEFRIVEVIGRSALENRYRAERARDGAPSELVQLRERLRPAPAPQEQAGAATAPPEDPTGPRAKTAELKRSAPPPADAAVAGSNGSKAAAEQAAVAADSQETAVAANGGAGAEAARAGATAAPAGGATEPLAQEQAAASSESAAVPEPAPPIPEAPAGVSTAEGAAPDGAESPATQEDLGDLFGRVLALSLTLNHPAFQRATGGFADSGRVYLCYPDEQFVPLAHRRGGLRMSEGEALNVAIQVCQAVSFLNRRGLRFNDICPQSIAFGPGGRVKLLGLDYVTNDNELLGEPILNDGYTAPEVYRGKRVDKQADVFSIGALLYSCLTGERLESETWREEAGAVRFYPPHVVSPELEQVVRRALLFDPKGRWPTVDALKAELVRLSATIRIRAAVMTDVGMVREHNEDAVMAAEFVRQSLIEPAESYLYVVADGMGGAEAGEVASAIAVGAIRKYVEDGLGGAEAQNPSQLLTAALEEANRRIIEYQAAHPESRGMGSTAVSVLIAPPEGAVAWVGDSRVYHFSEASGLRQLTRDHSLVQRLIEIGQITPEEARHHEHKNVITRSLGARQSGPAGAEGMAFKLKRGDRLMLCSDGLTAHVDDQTIGEVLRRHDAPYAATRELVVAANAGGGTDNVSVIVVFAD